GCTCGAGGACGCCGCCCAGGCCCACGGCGCCGTTTATCACGGCGACCGTGTCGGCAGTGTCGGCGACGCCGGCTGCTTCTCGTTCTATCCGACGAAGAACATGACGACGGGCGAAGGCGGCATGGTCGTCACCGACCGGGCCGACGTCACCGACCGCCTCGAGCGCTTCGTCAACCACGGCCGGGGCGGCTCGGGCACCTACGCCCACGAGACGGTCGGGCACAACTTCCGGCTGACGTCGATCGGGGCAGCGATCGGGCGCGTCCAGCTCGAGCGCTTGCCCAACTTCATCGAGGCCCGCCGGGCGAACGCGGCCCGGCTCACCGAGGGCATCTCGGCCGACGGTATCACGACGCCCGTCGAGCCCGACGGCACGACGCACGTCTACCACCAGTACACGATCCGGACGGCGGATCGGGACGGCCTGCTCTCACACCTCGAGGCCAACGACGTCGGCGCGGGCGTCTACTACCCGACGTGCATTCACGACCAGCCCGCCTACGACGGCGTCGACTGTTCGGCGCCGAACGCGGAGACGGCCGCCGAGGAGGTACTCTCGCTGCCCGTTCATCCGAACGTCTCGGGAACGGAG
This portion of the Natronobeatus ordinarius genome encodes:
- a CDS encoding DegT/DnrJ/EryC1/StrS family aminotransferase yields the protein MIPIADPELGAAEQRAVEDVLESGMLADGPEVRSFEAAFADYCGAAHGVATSNGTTALHAALVALGIGEGDRVLTTPFSFIATANAIRLAGAEPVFADIDPTTYNLDPDAARAVAKEESIDAIVVVHLYGLPADLEAFVDLAEELDVALLEDAAQAHGAVYHGDRVGSVGDAGCFSFYPTKNMTTGEGGMVVTDRADVTDRLERFVNHGRGGSGTYAHETVGHNFRLTSIGAAIGRVQLERLPNFIEARRANAARLTEGISADGITTPVEPDGTTHVYHQYTIRTADRDGLLSHLEANDVGAGVYYPTCIHDQPAYDGVDCSAPNAETAAEEVLSLPVHPNVSGTEIDHIVEVLNDYDN